A genomic window from Flavobacterium johnsoniae includes:
- a CDS encoding DMT family transporter, whose translation MKNFLFLFIAIVFEIIATTALKKSQEFTKLIPSIITIIGYCGAFYCLSFAIRTIPVGFAYAIWSGVGIVLITAIGAIFFKEIPDLPAIIGLSLIIIGVVVINVFSKTTAH comes from the coding sequence ATGAAGAATTTTTTGTTTCTATTTATCGCAATTGTATTTGAAATAATTGCTACAACAGCATTAAAAAAATCCCAAGAATTCACAAAACTAATTCCAAGTATTATTACAATTATTGGTTATTGCGGTGCGTTTTATTGTTTAAGCTTTGCGATTAGAACCATTCCTGTTGGCTTTGCTTACGCCATTTGGTCTGGCGTCGGAATTGTTTTGATTACAGCAATTGGCGCTATTTTCTTCAAAGAAATTCCTGATTTACCTGCCATAATTGGATTGAGTTTAATTATAATTGGGGTTGTTGTAATTAATGTTTTTTCTAAAACTACGGCACATTGA
- a CDS encoding 2OG-Fe(II) oxygenase, with protein MQNIQSKIASQNWESITESMHENGFAIIPNVLNNEQCEDLKFDYDNPNLYRKTVVMERYRFGLGEYKYFNYPLPDLIQNIRTSIYPKLAPIANSWMKVLNINTIFPETHSELLKQCHDNNQLKATVLILKYGESGFNTLHQDLYGDVYFPIQIVLFLSEPDEDFTGGEFVLTQQTPRAQSKAIVLKPKKGDILVFTTNFRPVKGTKGYYRVNMKHGVSEVHSGERYTLGIIFHDALN; from the coding sequence ATGCAAAATATACAATCTAAAATTGCTTCTCAAAATTGGGAAAGCATCACCGAATCTATGCATGAAAATGGATTCGCTATTATTCCGAATGTCTTGAATAACGAACAATGCGAAGACTTAAAATTCGATTATGATAATCCGAATTTATATCGAAAAACAGTAGTTATGGAACGCTATCGATTTGGTTTAGGCGAATACAAATATTTCAATTATCCGCTTCCAGATTTGATTCAGAACATTCGAACTTCGATTTATCCAAAACTCGCGCCGATTGCCAATTCTTGGATGAAAGTTTTGAATATAAATACAATTTTTCCAGAAACGCATTCAGAATTATTGAAACAATGTCATGATAATAATCAACTGAAAGCGACAGTTTTAATTTTAAAATATGGCGAAAGCGGCTTCAATACTTTACATCAAGATTTGTATGGCGATGTTTATTTTCCAATTCAAATTGTGCTTTTTCTCTCAGAACCTGATGAAGATTTTACGGGTGGGGAATTTGTTTTAACTCAACAAACACCAAGAGCACAATCTAAAGCTATTGTTTTGAAACCTAAAAAAGGAGATATTCTTGTTTTTACAACCAATTTCAGACCTGTAAAAGGCACAAAAGGATATTATCGTGTGAATATGAAACATGGTGTTAGTGAAGTTCATTCGGGTGAAAGATATACATTAGGTATTATTTTTCATGATGCGTTAAATTAG
- the pnuC gene encoding nicotinamide riboside transporter PnuC → MIDFFLNSYKNAPLWHIALEFLVFVFGILSVWFAKKENIWVYPTGLIATVISVYLLYIAGYIGDMIINGYFSIMSIYGWYVWGKGGTVEDNLPITRTTFNEKIIGILLFIVTVFVVFGIYKYFNYEIHKDNYVDMISSGIFFAGMWYMARKKIENWTLWIIGDIIVVPLYAYRGLGMLSLQYLIFTILAISAYLEWRKILDSKKQQS, encoded by the coding sequence ATGATAGATTTTTTTCTAAACAGTTATAAAAATGCGCCCCTATGGCATATTGCTTTAGAGTTTTTAGTATTTGTTTTTGGAATTTTGAGTGTTTGGTTTGCTAAAAAAGAAAATATCTGGGTTTATCCAACCGGATTAATTGCTACAGTAATTTCTGTATATCTTCTTTATATAGCAGGCTACATTGGAGATATGATTATAAATGGATATTTTTCAATAATGAGTATTTATGGTTGGTATGTTTGGGGAAAAGGAGGAACTGTTGAAGATAATCTTCCAATTACTCGCACAACTTTTAATGAAAAAATAATTGGAATCTTACTGTTTATTGTAACCGTTTTTGTAGTTTTCGGGATTTATAAATATTTTAATTACGAAATACATAAAGATAACTATGTCGATATGATTTCGTCGGGAATATTTTTCGCAGGAATGTGGTATATGGCCAGAAAAAAAATAGAAAACTGGACACTTTGGATTATTGGTGATATTATTGTTGTACCTCTCTATGCTTATCGCGGTTTAGGGATGCTGTCACTTCAATATTTAATTTTTACAATTTTGGCTATTTCAGCTTATTTAGAATGGAGAAAGATCTTAGACAGCAAAAAACAACAATCATAA
- a CDS encoding MmcQ/YjbR family DNA-binding protein, with protein sequence MVSIETFRKLALSFPDATEEPHFEKTSFRVKKKIFATFDEKNNHAVLKLNEIDQSVFCSSSEKIFYPIPNKWGKQGWTIVELSRVRPEMFEDALIRSYENVASKKK encoded by the coding sequence CAATTGAAACATTTCGAAAATTAGCATTATCATTTCCAGATGCAACAGAAGAACCACATTTCGAAAAAACTTCTTTTCGAGTAAAAAAGAAAATTTTTGCCACTTTTGATGAAAAGAACAACCACGCCGTTTTAAAATTAAACGAAATAGATCAATCGGTTTTTTGTTCGTCAAGCGAAAAGATTTTCTATCCAATTCCAAATAAATGGGGCAAACAAGGCTGGACAATTGTAGAACTTTCTAGAGTTAGACCAGAAATGTTTGAAGATGCATTGATACGTTCGTATGAAAATGTTGCTTCAAAAAAGAAGTAA
- a CDS encoding 4'-phosphopantetheinyl transferase family protein: MPLFQTIQFNETTKILIWEITESFDELYSSVTLKEKTQRRLDGMKSEMHQRAFLSVRMLIQEMGFTDKDLHYDEFGKPYFDCHNYISITHSYHFAAIIISHETVGIDMELQREKIQRIADKFTDFECNYLKPEFTEEYIKKLTVIWGAKEAIFKIRNEKGISFKDHIMVEDFSLNKPQTQASLHFDDLIKDFDVHYEEIKSDNFEGTFTLVYAFEK; this comes from the coding sequence ATGCCTCTATTTCAAACCATACAATTCAACGAAACCACAAAAATTTTAATTTGGGAAATAACAGAATCCTTTGATGAGTTGTATAGTAGTGTTACCTTAAAAGAAAAGACACAACGCAGACTAGATGGAATGAAATCTGAAATGCATCAGCGTGCTTTTTTGAGTGTTCGAATGCTGATTCAGGAAATGGGTTTTACAGATAAAGATTTGCATTATGACGAATTCGGAAAACCTTATTTTGATTGTCATAATTACATTTCCATAACACATTCGTATCATTTTGCGGCTATAATTATAAGTCACGAAACTGTCGGAATCGACATGGAATTACAGCGTGAAAAAATTCAGAGAATTGCAGATAAATTTACTGATTTTGAATGCAATTATTTAAAACCAGAATTCACAGAAGAATACATAAAAAAACTTACCGTAATTTGGGGAGCCAAAGAGGCAATCTTTAAAATCAGAAATGAAAAAGGAATAAGTTTTAAAGATCACATTATGGTTGAGGATTTTTCTTTAAATAAACCCCAAACTCAGGCAAGTCTTCATTTTGATGATTTGATTAAAGATTTTGATGTTCATTACGAAGAAATCAAATCTGATAATTTTGAAGGGACGTTTACTTTGGTTTATGCTTTTGAGAAGTAG
- a CDS encoding DUF4301 family protein → MEKDLRQQKTTIIKIALFGPESTGKTTLAKQLAEYYETEWVPEFARDYLQEKWEENKHICVADDMMPIAYGQTALENKKLETANKYLFCDTNLMVTKVFSEMYYGFCDPLLNEAALKHEYDLFFLTDIDVPWEKDDIRDTPNGRETVFSVFKQTLIDTKKPFITLSGDKECRLKKAVSIINDLAFAKENDFSSEDFVQIYNRGISFKTVLKQLESFKKGISKSNLIRPATINDGILSFSENEFQEKALIFDELKDKFKIKKFVPASGAATRMYKFLTAFLNDFDITKETINAYINRKNDKELAIFIVGMEKFPFFKEVDQKLREVYPDFENLERDYKNYYFIKLLLSPDHFNSANKPKAVLPFHLYKTHIANPIEEHLNECVHYASSNNVSNLHFTVSEIHQDLFEKAVLEVKDKVEKPSGIKINIGYSYQNKSTDSVTVDLNNKLVKDINSNLIFRPGGHGALIENLNNLDSDLIFIKNIDNVIQNHIDEITLYKKALAGVLLETQEKVFNYLKLIDKGELKENNILKIINFLQREFNIEMTSDFNKFTFENKINRLKELLYKPIRVCGMVKNEGEPGGGPFWVVNKKGVKSLQIVETSQVDREDNKQEKILAEATHFNPVDLVCGIKDYKNEKFDLLQYVDQETGFIVEKSLDGKPVKNYELPGLWNGSMANWLTVFVAVPLITFNPVKTVNDLLKAAHQPQ, encoded by the coding sequence ATGGAGAAAGATCTTAGACAGCAAAAAACAACAATCATAAAAATTGCTTTATTTGGTCCTGAGAGTACAGGTAAAACTACATTAGCAAAACAGCTTGCGGAGTACTACGAAACCGAATGGGTTCCCGAGTTTGCACGCGATTATCTACAAGAGAAATGGGAAGAGAATAAGCATATCTGTGTTGCAGATGATATGATGCCTATAGCTTATGGTCAAACTGCGTTAGAAAATAAAAAGCTTGAAACAGCAAATAAATATTTGTTTTGTGATACCAATTTAATGGTAACCAAAGTTTTTTCTGAAATGTATTATGGTTTTTGTGATCCGCTTTTGAATGAAGCTGCATTAAAACATGAATACGATTTGTTCTTTTTGACTGATATTGATGTTCCGTGGGAGAAAGATGATATTCGTGATACTCCAAACGGAAGAGAAACCGTTTTTTCTGTTTTTAAACAAACTTTAATAGATACTAAAAAGCCTTTTATAACTCTTTCTGGCGACAAAGAATGTCGTCTAAAGAAAGCAGTTTCGATTATAAATGATTTGGCTTTCGCTAAAGAAAATGATTTTTCGTCTGAAGATTTTGTACAGATTTACAATAGAGGAATTTCTTTTAAAACGGTTTTAAAACAATTAGAAAGCTTTAAAAAAGGAATTTCAAAAAGTAATTTAATCAGACCAGCTACAATCAACGACGGAATTTTAAGTTTTTCTGAAAATGAATTTCAAGAAAAAGCACTGATTTTTGATGAACTAAAAGATAAATTTAAAATCAAAAAGTTTGTTCCTGCTTCTGGTGCTGCGACCAGAATGTACAAGTTTTTGACAGCTTTTCTGAATGATTTCGATATCACAAAAGAAACAATTAATGCTTATATCAACAGAAAAAATGATAAAGAACTTGCCATTTTTATTGTTGGAATGGAGAAGTTTCCTTTCTTCAAAGAAGTTGATCAAAAACTAAGAGAAGTTTATCCTGATTTTGAGAATTTAGAAAGAGATTATAAAAACTATTACTTTATAAAACTGTTACTGTCTCCAGATCATTTTAATTCTGCAAACAAGCCAAAAGCAGTTTTACCGTTTCATTTATATAAAACACATATTGCCAATCCGATTGAAGAACATTTGAATGAATGTGTGCATTATGCATCATCCAACAATGTGTCTAATTTACATTTTACGGTTTCGGAAATACATCAAGATTTGTTTGAAAAAGCAGTTCTTGAAGTTAAAGATAAAGTTGAAAAGCCTTCAGGAATCAAAATCAATATCGGATATTCATATCAAAATAAAAGTACAGATTCTGTCACAGTAGATTTAAATAATAAACTTGTAAAAGATATAAACAGCAATTTAATTTTTAGACCTGGCGGACATGGGGCTTTAATTGAAAACCTGAATAATTTAGATTCAGATCTTATTTTTATTAAAAATATTGACAATGTAATTCAAAATCATATTGATGAAATTACACTTTATAAAAAAGCTTTAGCAGGTGTTTTACTGGAAACACAAGAAAAGGTTTTTAACTATTTAAAATTGATCGATAAAGGAGAGCTAAAGGAAAATAATATTTTAAAAATTATTAATTTTCTACAGCGAGAATTTAATATTGAAATGACTTCAGATTTCAATAAGTTTACTTTTGAGAATAAAATTAATAGACTAAAAGAATTATTATACAAACCAATTCGCGTTTGCGGAATGGTTAAAAACGAAGGAGAACCTGGAGGCGGTCCGTTTTGGGTTGTAAATAAAAAAGGTGTAAAATCTTTGCAAATTGTAGAAACATCTCAAGTTGATAGAGAAGATAATAAACAAGAAAAAATTTTAGCAGAAGCAACTCATTTTAATCCAGTTGATTTAGTTTGTGGAATTAAAGATTACAAGAATGAAAAATTTGATTTGCTACAATATGTTGATCAAGAAACAGGTTTTATAGTTGAGAAAAGTCTTGATGGAAAACCTGTTAAAAATTACGAGTTACCAGGTTTGTGGAACGGATCTATGGCAAATTGGTTAACAGTTTTTGTCGCAGTTCCTTTAATTACTTTTAATCCGGTAAAAACGGTAAACGATTTATTAAAAGCAGCGCATCAGCCACAATAA
- a CDS encoding bifunctional helix-turn-helix domain-containing protein/methylated-DNA--[protein]-cysteine S-methyltransferase, whose translation MNTQETINYNRIAEAIDYIKANFKEQPNLDEVAEKVHLSPFHFQRLFSDWAGTSPKKFLQYTSLEHAKKLLKENQATISETAFETGLSGTSRLHDLFVNIEGMTPAEYKNGGKNLAINYSFAESPFGNIIVASTQKGVCFMAFAEDEAIGFHDLKNKFPNATFSRKLDLAQQNALFIFQNDWSKLSEIKLHLKGTDFQLKVWETLLKIPMGQLSTYGTIANKIQKPNASRAVGTAIGSNPVAFLIPCHRVIQSSGIFGGYMWGNTRKTAIIGWEGAKVNSVI comes from the coding sequence ATGAACACACAGGAAACCATCAATTATAATCGCATTGCCGAAGCCATCGATTATATCAAAGCAAATTTTAAAGAGCAGCCAAATCTTGACGAAGTGGCTGAAAAAGTGCATTTGAGTCCGTTTCACTTTCAGCGACTTTTTAGCGATTGGGCAGGAACAAGTCCGAAGAAATTTTTGCAGTATACAAGTCTGGAACACGCCAAAAAATTACTCAAAGAAAATCAAGCAACAATTTCTGAAACTGCTTTTGAAACGGGACTTTCTGGCACAAGCCGACTGCACGATTTATTTGTGAATATCGAAGGAATGACGCCAGCAGAATACAAAAATGGCGGAAAAAACCTGGCTATAAATTACAGTTTTGCCGAAAGTCCGTTTGGGAATATAATTGTAGCTTCGACTCAAAAAGGCGTTTGTTTTATGGCTTTCGCCGAAGATGAAGCAATCGGATTTCATGACTTAAAAAATAAATTTCCGAATGCAACTTTCTCTCGAAAATTAGATTTAGCGCAACAAAACGCACTATTTATTTTTCAAAATGACTGGAGCAAATTATCCGAAATAAAACTGCATTTAAAAGGAACAGATTTCCAATTAAAAGTCTGGGAAACCCTTTTAAAAATTCCGATGGGACAGCTTTCAACTTACGGAACAATCGCAAATAAAATTCAAAAACCAAATGCTTCCCGCGCTGTCGGAACCGCAATTGGAAGTAATCCGGTTGCATTTCTTATTCCTTGTCATCGCGTCATTCAATCTTCAGGAATTTTCGGCGGTTATATGTGGGGAAATACCCGAAAAACAGCAATTATTGGCTGGGAAGGCGCGAAGGTAAATTCAGTAATTTAA
- a CDS encoding group III truncated hemoglobin yields MKKQIENRADVAFLVHQFYDKIRADKEIGFYFNEIITDWDTHLEKLTDFWETNLFGVRKYKGNPHTVHNEVDAHFDEKITANEFGIWLNHWFQTIEEYFEGENAETLKRRARKMSTFLFMSMFQHRQKESEI; encoded by the coding sequence GTGAAAAAGCAAATAGAAAATAGAGCTGATGTAGCATTTTTAGTCCATCAATTCTACGATAAAATAAGAGCCGATAAAGAAATCGGCTTTTATTTTAATGAAATAATTACTGATTGGGATACGCACCTAGAAAAACTAACTGATTTTTGGGAAACTAATCTATTTGGTGTTCGCAAATACAAAGGAAATCCGCACACTGTACACAATGAAGTTGATGCTCATTTTGATGAAAAAATCACAGCAAACGAATTCGGAATTTGGCTAAATCATTGGTTTCAAACCATCGAAGAATATTTTGAAGGAGAAAATGCCGAAACTTTAAAACGCCGTGCTCGTAAAATGAGTACTTTTTTGTTTATGAGTATGTTTCAGCATCGACAAAAAGAAAGTGAGATTTAA
- the arfB gene encoding alternative ribosome rescue aminoacyl-tRNA hydrolase ArfB yields MDVEKIISELNFKAVRSSGAGGQNVNKVSSKIVLNFDLEASQALSDEEKLLLQTNIAARLTSENILILNCDEDRSQLKNKEIVIKRFLEIIKKGLYVPKVRKATKVPKSVIKKRIKDKKNISDLKQSRRKPDF; encoded by the coding sequence ATGGACGTAGAAAAAATCATATCAGAATTAAACTTTAAAGCCGTTCGCAGTAGTGGAGCGGGCGGACAAAACGTGAACAAAGTTTCGTCTAAAATAGTTTTGAATTTTGATTTGGAAGCTTCTCAAGCTTTATCTGATGAAGAAAAATTGCTTTTGCAAACTAATATTGCAGCACGTTTAACTTCTGAAAATATTTTGATTTTAAACTGCGACGAAGACCGAAGCCAACTTAAAAACAAAGAAATTGTTATTAAACGATTTTTAGAAATCATCAAAAAAGGCTTATACGTTCCGAAAGTTAGAAAGGCAACAAAAGTTCCAAAATCTGTAATCAAGAAAAGGATTAAGGATAAAAAGAACATTTCGGATTTGAAACAATCTAGAAGAAAACCCGATTTTTAA
- a CDS encoding Crp/Fnr family transcriptional regulator, translating to MITVELIEKYGAVKKSFDKNDFIFEEGNLPLNYYQIVSGEIKMSNYNDDGREFIQGIFYSGQSFGEPPLFLNQKYPANAIAVENAEILILPKENFMKLLEENPKVSIKIIENLAQRLYYKSVMAAEISTQEPEHRVLKLIDHGIAYFNFQKDHNGYLINFTRQQIGDLTGLRVETVIRTIKALEKKGELKIINRKVYR from the coding sequence ATGATTACAGTCGAATTAATAGAAAAATATGGCGCGGTAAAAAAATCGTTCGACAAAAATGATTTTATTTTTGAAGAAGGAAACCTGCCTTTGAACTATTATCAAATTGTTTCGGGCGAAATCAAAATGAGTAATTATAATGATGATGGACGTGAATTTATTCAGGGAATATTTTACAGCGGACAATCTTTTGGCGAACCACCTTTATTTCTAAATCAAAAATATCCCGCTAACGCAATTGCGGTAGAAAATGCCGAAATTCTTATTCTTCCAAAAGAAAACTTCATGAAGCTTTTAGAAGAAAATCCAAAAGTGAGCATTAAAATTATTGAAAATCTAGCGCAGCGTTTGTACTACAAATCGGTTATGGCGGCAGAAATATCGACACAAGAACCCGAACATCGCGTATTAAAATTGATCGATCACGGAATTGCTTATTTCAATTTTCAAAAAGACCATAACGGTTATTTAATCAATTTCACAAGACAACAAATTGGAGATTTAACTGGTTTACGGGTAGAAACGGTTATTAGAACCATAAAAGCATTAGAAAAAAAAGGCGAATTGAAGATTATTAATCGAAAAGTATACAGATAA
- a CDS encoding geranylgeranylglyceryl/heptaprenylglyceryl phosphate synthase has product MQEQILTIRQQILEAKSSGQKLLAILLDPDKIELKNLDKLTEKINQSPATHIFVGGSIVQNNILEDLVLMLKQKTNLPVILFPGDPSQISPKADGILFLSLLSGRNPDYLIEYQVQAAPILKKTNLEVISTGYILIESGNETAVARVSKTKPLSRENLDLVLATAQAGELLGNQLIYLEAGSGAKQPVPLEMIELVAQNVRIPVIVGGGIVDLHGIQKAYAAGADLVVIGTAFENNSHFFEF; this is encoded by the coding sequence ATGCAAGAACAAATACTCACTATAAGACAACAAATTTTAGAGGCTAAAAGTAGCGGTCAGAAATTATTGGCTATACTTTTGGATCCTGATAAAATCGAACTGAAAAACTTAGATAAATTAACTGAAAAAATCAATCAGTCGCCTGCAACTCATATTTTTGTGGGAGGAAGTATTGTTCAGAATAATATTTTAGAAGATTTAGTTTTGATGTTAAAACAAAAAACGAATCTTCCAGTAATTTTATTTCCAGGAGATCCGTCGCAAATTTCCCCAAAAGCAGACGGTATTTTGTTTTTGTCTTTATTATCTGGTAGAAATCCAGATTATTTAATAGAATATCAGGTTCAAGCAGCGCCAATTCTAAAGAAAACAAATTTAGAAGTTATCTCAACAGGTTATATTTTGATAGAAAGCGGAAACGAAACTGCGGTTGCGCGCGTAAGTAAAACAAAACCTCTAAGTCGAGAAAATCTTGATTTGGTTCTTGCAACTGCTCAAGCAGGCGAATTATTAGGAAATCAATTAATCTATTTAGAAGCTGGAAGTGGTGCAAAACAGCCTGTCCCGTTAGAAATGATCGAATTAGTTGCTCAAAATGTCAGAATTCCTGTAATTGTTGGAGGAGGAATTGTAGATTTGCACGGAATTCAAAAAGCGTATGCTGCTGGTGCAGATTTGGTTGTTATTGGAACTGCTTTCGAAAATAACAGTCATTTTTTTGAATTTTAA
- a CDS encoding Ada metal-binding domain-containing protein, with protein sequence MIKHFEITDSELRNKIKNAEICFGGNQKLKIYGTLKCSSGKRMKRENRVFFSSEIEAKENGFRPCGHCMKTEYQNWKNGLI encoded by the coding sequence ATGATTAAACATTTTGAAATAACCGATTCAGAACTTCGAAATAAAATTAAAAATGCGGAGATTTGTTTCGGTGGAAACCAAAAATTAAAAATCTACGGAACTTTGAAATGTTCTTCTGGAAAAAGAATGAAACGCGAAAATCGGGTTTTCTTTTCTTCCGAAATTGAAGCCAAAGAAAACGGCTTTAGACCTTGCGGACATTGTATGAAAACCGAATATCAAAACTGGAAAAATGGACTTATTTAA
- a CDS encoding alpha-ketoglutarate-dependent dioxygenase AlkB family protein: protein MDLFNPQTDENTNLLPKDGTVNYYGKLFSREESDFYRDILLNTIDWKNDEAIIFGKLILTKRKVAWYGDQEFEYTYSNTTKKALPWTKELLELKKIIEEKTGETFNSCLLNLYHSGEEGMAWHSDAEKDLKKNGAIGSVSFGAERKFAFKHKESKETVSLILEHGSLLVMKDETQTHWLHRLPPTKTTQKPRVNLTFRTIVR, encoded by the coding sequence ATGGACTTATTTAATCCGCAAACAGACGAAAACACCAATTTGCTTCCGAAAGATGGAACTGTGAATTATTATGGAAAATTATTTTCGAGAGAAGAGTCAGATTTCTATCGCGATATTTTATTGAATACAATTGACTGGAAAAATGATGAAGCGATTATTTTTGGAAAATTGATTTTAACTAAACGAAAAGTAGCTTGGTATGGCGATCAGGAATTTGAATATACCTATTCGAATACAACAAAAAAAGCGCTTCCGTGGACTAAAGAACTTTTGGAATTAAAGAAAATCATCGAAGAAAAAACAGGCGAAACTTTCAATTCTTGTCTGTTGAATTTATATCATTCTGGCGAAGAAGGAATGGCATGGCACAGCGATGCTGAAAAAGATTTGAAAAAGAATGGCGCAATCGGATCGGTAAGTTTTGGTGCCGAACGCAAATTTGCCTTCAAACATAAAGAATCAAAAGAAACGGTTTCTTTAATTCTGGAACATGGAAGTTTATTGGTTATGAAAGATGAAACACAAACGCATTGGTTACATCGACTTCCTCCAACAAAAACAACTCAAAAACCGAGAGTTAATTTGACTTTTAGAACAATTGTAAGATAG
- the ahcY gene encoding adenosylhomocysteinase, whose amino-acid sequence MSTTTTPYVAFKVKDISLAAWGRKEIELAEAEMPGLMALRAEYKDEQPLKGARIAGCLHMTIQTAVLIETLIALGAEVTWSSCNIFSTQDQAAAAIAAAGISVYAWKGLDEESFDWCIEQTLFFGEDRKPLNMILDDGGDLTNMVIDRYPELVAGIKGLSEETTTGVHRLYERVKAGTLPMPAININDSVTKSKFDNKYGCKESAVDAVRRATDLMLAGKRVIVCGYGDVGKGTAASFRGAGSIVTVTEIDPICALQAAMDGYEVKKLNTVIANADIIITTTGNKDIVLGEHFEQMKDKTVVCNIGHFDNEIDMAWLNKNHGASKIEIKPQVDKYNINGKDIIILAEGRLVNLGCATGHPSFVMSNSFTNQTLAQIELWNNSAAYKNEVYMLPKHLDEKVAALHLAKLGVELEVLREDQAAYIGVEVQGPFKPEYYRY is encoded by the coding sequence ATGAGTACAACGACTACGCCTTATGTGGCTTTCAAAGTAAAAGACATTTCTCTAGCGGCTTGGGGAAGAAAAGAAATTGAACTAGCTGAAGCTGAAATGCCAGGTTTAATGGCGCTTCGTGCTGAATACAAAGACGAACAACCTCTTAAAGGTGCACGTATCGCTGGATGTTTACACATGACGATTCAAACTGCTGTTTTAATCGAAACTTTAATTGCTCTTGGTGCAGAAGTTACTTGGTCTTCTTGTAACATTTTCTCTACTCAAGATCAGGCTGCTGCTGCTATTGCTGCTGCTGGAATTTCAGTTTACGCTTGGAAAGGTCTTGACGAAGAGTCTTTTGATTGGTGTATTGAGCAAACTTTATTCTTTGGTGAAGATAGAAAACCATTGAACATGATTTTGGATGATGGTGGAGATTTAACTAACATGGTTATTGATCGTTACCCAGAATTAGTTGCTGGAATTAAAGGTCTTTCTGAAGAAACTACAACTGGTGTTCACAGACTTTACGAAAGAGTAAAAGCTGGAACTTTACCAATGCCTGCAATCAACATTAATGACTCTGTTACTAAATCTAAATTTGATAACAAATACGGATGTAAAGAATCTGCTGTAGATGCTGTACGTCGTGCAACTGACTTAATGTTGGCTGGAAAAAGAGTAATCGTTTGTGGATACGGTGACGTTGGAAAAGGAACTGCTGCTTCTTTTAGAGGTGCTGGTTCTATCGTAACAGTTACTGAAATCGATCCAATTTGTGCTTTACAAGCTGCAATGGACGGTTATGAAGTTAAAAAATTAAACACTGTAATTGCTAATGCTGATATCATCATTACAACTACAGGAAACAAAGATATCGTTCTTGGAGAGCACTTCGAGCAAATGAAAGACAAAACTGTTGTTTGTAACATTGGTCACTTTGATAACGAAATTGATATGGCTTGGTTAAACAAAAACCACGGTGCATCTAAAATCGAAATCAAACCTCAGGTTGACAAATACAACATCAACGGAAAAGATATCATTATCTTGGCTGAAGGTCGTTTAGTAAACCTTGGTTGTGCTACAGGTCACCCAAGTTTTGTAATGAGTAACTCATTTACAAACCAAACTTTAGCTCAAATCGAATTATGGAACAACAGCGCAGCTTACAAAAATGAAGTTTACATGTTACCAAAACATTTAGATGAAAAAGTTGCTGCTTTACACTTAGCTAAATTAGGCGTTGAACTTGAAGTTTTAAGAGAAGATCAAGCTGCTTATATTGGTGTTGAAGTTCAAGGTCCATTTAAACCAGAATACTACAGATATTAA